The following proteins are co-located in the Mycosarcoma maydis chromosome 11, whole genome shotgun sequence genome:
- a CDS encoding putative beta-glucosidase codes for MFGLNASALALVLGFSSVFRSGATAPSTCFHPDACEDIYARDNGAYSYTGPYSTGGVAWANGFAKAKTLVDQMTIEEKANVSTGFTGACAGFTGTAPRIGLKALCLQDGPTGVRPARRVSQFPPGVSTAATWDRELFAKRAEAIAEEFREKGVNIWLGPVTGGPLGRAPRGGRNWEGWSPDEYLSGVASYLTVKHAQEKGVVTSAKHYIAYEQETFRNPYNFSEPYQVYPLLQQKPVDSIVDDRTTHEVYLWSFAEAVRAGTGTIMCGYNRMNGTHACQDDYSLNHLLKEELNFQGAVISDWGATWSDQESVLGGLDMSMPGSAYDGMFGDFYGDSLVALVQNGSVPEARLDDMVLRILAPAFELQNESYPKTSFDVRDLTLPTNNVRANHHEIIHQIGAESITLVKNNNADGRGLPLNSPDELQTIGIIGQDAGDNLYGATSCDEFGRCNMDAFNGTLTIGGGSGWVLPPYVITPAAAIQEYVRASGPDINLHLDNWDLDGAKARANSSDAALVFTNAFATETNDRQNLTLWGNSDQLIKTVASNNNNTIVIIHSPGQVDVEQWIDHPNVTAVVFAYLPGQEGGASLPKMLWGETSPSGKLPFTIARKQSDYPPNTIVDDPVRTPSAPFTEKLLIDYKWFDYHNITPCFAFGHGLSYTSFKYSDSITVTSTPKPDETSIQPTKEKLINSQAALYDIALTLETEVTNSGEKAAAEVVQLYVSFPASAESRENPRPVKTLRGFEKIKDVQPGETRKVSFELRNKDIAVWSTVNQGWIIPQGESLTFSVGSSSRNIHSTASWVYRG; via the coding sequence ATGTTTGGACTGAATGCAAGTGCGTTGGCGCTCGTTTTAGGGTTTTCGTCTGTGTTTCGTTCCGGCGCGACAGCTCCATCCACTTGCTTTCACCCGGACGCTTGTGAGGATATCTATGCACGCGACAATGGCGCATACTCCTACACTGGGCCTTACAGCACTGGCGGTGTGGCCTGGGCCAATGGTttcgccaaagccaaaacgctcgtcgaccaaatgacgatcgaggagaAAGCCAATGTTTCCACGGGATTCACGGGGGCGTGCGCAGGCTTCACAGGCACTGCGCCTCGCATTGGACTCAAGGCACTCTGCCTCCAAGATGGACCTACTGGTGTGCGCCCTGCTCGCCGCGTTTCGCAGTTCCCGCCTGGTGTCtccaccgctgccaccTGGGACCGTGAGCTCTTTGCAAAAAGGGCCGAGGCCATCGCCGAGGAGTTTCGCGAAAAGGGCGTCAATATTTGGCTTGGCCCGGTTACTGGAGGCCCACTCGGCCGCGCCCCTCGAGGCGGAAGAAACTGGGAAGGCTGGAGTCCAGACGAGTACTTGTCAGGTGTGGCCTCGTACCTCACCGTCAAGCACGCCCAAGAGAAAGGTGTCGTCACAAGCGCCAAGCACTACATTGCCTACGAACAAGAGACATTCCGTAACCCGTACAACTTCTCGGAACCGTATCAGGTCTACCCACTTCTGCAGCAGAAGCccgtcgactcgatcgtgGATGACCGCACCACGCACGAGGTGTACCTTTGGTCGTTTGCTGAGGCTGTCCGCGCCGGAACAGGTACGATAATGTGTGGCTACAACCGAATGAATGGAACTCACGCATGCCAAGACGACTACTCGCTCAACCACTTGCTCAAGGAGGAGCTCAACTTTCAGGGCGCTGTCATCTCGGACTGGGGAGCAACTTGGTCCGACCAAGAGTCGGTTTTGGGTGGATTGGACATGTCGATGCCAGGTTCGGCCTACGATGGCATGTTCGGTGACTTTTACGGCGACTCTCTAGTGGCGCTAGTCCAAAATGGGTCGGTACCTGAAGCTAGACTCGACGACATGGTTCTGCGTATTCTCGCTCCTGCGTTTGAGCTGCAAAACGAATCCTACCCCAAAACATCGTTCGACGTCCGTGATTTGACGCTTCCAACCAACAATGTTCGCGCCAATCATCACGAGATCATCCACCAAATCGGCGCCGAATCGATCACGCTCGTCAAGAACAACAATGCAGATGGTCGTGGTCTCCCTCTTAACAGTCcggacgagctgcagacGATTGGCATCATCGGTCAAGATGCAGGTGACAACCTCTATGGTGCTACTAGCTGTGATGAGTTTGGAAGATGCAACATGGACGCCTTCAACGGTACGTTGACGATCGGCGGTGGTTCGGGATGGGTTCTCCCGCCGTACGTCATTactcctgctgctgctatcCAGGAGTACGTTCGAGCGAGTGGTCCGGATATCAACCTGCACCTCGATAACTGGGACCTTGACGGAGCCAAGGCGCGTGCCAACTCGAGTGATGCAGCGCTTGTCTTCACCAATGCATTCGCTACCGAGACCAACGATCGTCAGAACCTGACTCTCTGGGGCAACAGCGACCAGCTTATCAAGACTGTAGCCAGCAACAATAACAACAcgatcgtcatcatccacaGCCCTGGTCAGgttgatgtcgagcagTGGATCGACCACCCGAACGTCACCGCTGTTGTGTTTGCCTATCTGCCTGGTCAGGAAGGTGGTGCCTCGCTGCCTAAGATGCTCTGGGGCGAGACGAGCCCAAGTGGCAAGTTGCCTTTCACCATCGCCAGGAAGCAAAGCGATTACCCACCCAACACTATTGTCGATGATCCAGTACGCACCCCGTCGGCTCCATTCACCGAGAAATTGCTCATCGACTACAAATGGTTCGACTACCACAACATCACTCCTTGCTTTGCCTTCGGCCACGGACTTTCTTACACCTCTTTCAAGTACTCTGACTCGATCACTGTCACGTCTACGCCAAAGCCAGATGAGACGTCGATCCAGCCAACCAAGGAGAAACTTATCAACAGCCAAGCTGCACTCTACGATATCGCGTTGacgctcgagaccgaggtAACAAACAGCGGTGAAaaggctgctgccgaggtggTTCAGCTGTACGTCAGCTTCCCTGCGTCTGCCGAGTCGCGCGAGAACCCACGCCCCGTCAAGACACTGCGAGGATTCGAAAAGATCAAAGACGTCCAGCCAGGGGAGACGAGAAAGgtcagcttcgagctgagGAACAAGGACATCGCTGTTTGGTCCACCGTGAACCAGGGATGGATCATTCCACAAGGTGAAAGTTTGACTTTTAGCGTTGGATCGAGCAGCCGAAACATCCACTCCACCGCCTCCTGGGTGTATCGGGGTTAG